A genomic stretch from Helianthus annuus cultivar XRQ/B chromosome 1, HanXRQr2.0-SUNRISE, whole genome shotgun sequence includes:
- the LOC118479856 gene encoding exopolyphosphatase PRUNE1-like, which yields MGVCSLLTNNGGFYKEGRCQRLIFLSCLLLLFLSLCGFNHKLDTLFLPMGSPSLQDQQGKYIRARENPFFEGLKRGNASMNNRKSLFDFMGRTGKQTVTRSSSAIVHKEYTSGISETVSNSSAKGSPQLDIRKEPFRLSLSESADVSSPQKADDIQSNHDVEKSSKSFNKRKQVSLPPCAASFYYGSSPQIDAVESCQSIQKLNRYLKASKASVNTGVPGQFLRVVLGPISDGGSFISHIMYSFYLHQTDETFQFCTVPVINLKRTDINSHGELEWLLSSCNIDRSSLLFIDEVDLSYYDLFGSLKIVLLNADKLQEKYEALKDSVIEVFNIQKGGFAYPSDDTNVDKQDCSCCAFIAEKFASVSPGILAGKGFSRLLLAGILLDTENLTSPRCTSVDRYMSTLLLNGAGRFGCSGLYQILRSKMHDVSQFSVGQILQKDFRKWSTAGEQHTKSE from the exons atggggGTTTGTAGTTTACTTACTAATAATGGCGGATTCTACAAGGAAGGAAGATGCCAACGTCTCATCTTCTTGTCTTGTCTTCTTCTTTTATTTCTTTCACTATGCGGTTTCAACCACAAATTGGATACTCTGTTTCTCCCCATGGGTTCTCCATCGCTTCAAGACCAACAG GGAAAATACATCCGAGCTCGCGAGAATCCTTTTTTTGAAGGATTAAAAAGAGGGAACGCCTCTATGAACAACAGGAAATCTCTATTTGACTTTATGGGAAGGACTGGTAAGCAGACAGTTACCCGTTCGTCATCAGCTATTGTTCATAAGGAGTATACAAGTGGTATTTCAGAAACTGTTTCAAACAGTTCAGCTAAAGGTTCACCACAATTAGACATTAGAAAAGAGCCTTTTCGACTATCTTTATCTGAAAGTGCTGATGTAAGTTCTCCTCAGAAAGCAGATGATATTCAAAGTAATCACGATGTAGAAAAATCGTCTAAAAGTTTCAATAAGAGGAAACAAGTTTCACTTCCTCCATGTGCAGCATCTTTCTATTATGGTAGTTCACCACAGATAGATGCTGTTGAGTCTTGTCAAAGCATTCAGAAGCTAAATAGGTATCTAAAAGCTAGTAAGGCTTCTGTTAACACGGGTGTTCCGGGACAGTTTTTGCGTGTTGTCCTTGGACCCATCTCAG ATGGCGGATCTTTTATTTCACATATCATGTATTCCTTCTACTTGCACCAAACAGACGAGACCTTTCAGTTTTGTACTGTGCCTGTTATCAACCTCAAGAGGACAGACATCAACTCTCATGGTGAGCTGGAATGGCTACTTAGTTCTTGTAACATTGATCGGTCGTCACTTCTGTTCATCGATGAG GTTGATCTTTCATATTATGATCTATTTGGAAGTCTTAAAATTGTTTTACTGAATGCTGATAAGCTTCAAGAGAAATACGAG GCACTGAAGGATTCTGTAATAGAAGTATTCAATATCCAAAAG GGTGGTTTTGCTTATCCTTCAGATGAtactaatgttgacaaacag GACTGCTCATGTTGTGCCTTTATTGCTGAGAAGTTTGCTTCAGTATCACCCGGGATATTGGCAGGGAAGGGTTTCTCTCGCCTTCTG CTAGCAGGTATCCTCTTGGATACTGAAAATTTGACTAGTCCCCGGTGTACTTCTGTAGATAGATACATGTCAACATTATTACTTAACGGGGCTGGCCGATTTGGATGCAGTGGGCTTTACCAGATTC TGAGATCTAAAATGCACGATGTATCCCAGTTTAGTGTTGGACAAATCTTGCAAAAAGACTTCAGAAAGTGGTCAACAGCTG GGGAACAACATACAAAATCTGAATAA
- the LOC118490656 gene encoding photosystem II CP47 reaction center protein-like: MGLPWYRVHTVVLNDPERLLSVHIMHTALVAGWAGSMALYELAVFDPSDPVLDPMWRQGMFVIPFMTRLGITNSWGGWSITGGTITNPGIWSYEGVAGAHIVFSGLCFLAAIWHWVYWDLEIFCDERTGKPSLDLPKIFGIHLFLAGLACFGFGALK, from the coding sequence ATGGGGTTGCCTTGGTATCGTGTTCATACCGTTGTATTGAATGATCCCGAACGGTTGCTTTCTGTTCATATAATGCATACAGCTTTGGTTGCTGGTTGGGCCGGTTCGATGGCCCTGTATGAATTAGCAGTTTTTGATCCTTCTGACCCTGTTCTTGATCCAATGTGGAGACAGGGTATGTTCGTTATACCCTTCATGACTCGTTTAGGAATAACAAATTCCTGGGGCGGTTGGAGTATCACGGGGGGGACTATAACGAATCCGGGTATTTGGAGTTACGAAGGTGTGGCTGGAGCGCATATTGTGTTTTCTGGGTTGTGCTTTTTGGCAGCTATCTGGCATTGGGTATATTGGGATCTAGAAATATTTTGTGATGAACGTACAGGAAAACCCTCTTTGGATTTGCCCAAGATCTTTGGAATACATTTATTTCTTGCAGGTCTGGCTTGCTTTGGTTTTGGTGCATTAAAGTGA
- the LOC118479842 gene encoding ATP-dependent Clp protease proteolytic subunit-like produces the protein MPIGVPKVPFRSPGEEDASWVDIYNRLYRERLLFLGQEVDSEISNQLIGLMIYLSIEDDTQDLYLFINSPGGWVIPGVALYDTMQFVQPDVHTICMGSAASMGSFILVGGEITKRLAFPHAWVMIHQPVGSFSEVATGEFILEVGELLKLRETLTRVYVQRMGKPVWVVSEDMERDVFMSATEAQAYGIVDLVAVE, from the exons atgcCTATTGGTGTTCCAAAAGTACCTTTTCGAAGTCCTGGAGAGGAAGATGCATCTTGGGTTGACATATA CAACCGACTTTATCGAGAAAGATTACTTTTTTTAGGGCAAGAGGTTGATAGTGAGATCTCAAATCAACTGATTGGTCTTATGATATATCTCAGTATCGAGGATGATACCCAAGATCTGTATTTGTTTATAAACTCTCCTGGCGGATGGGTAATACCGGGAGTGGCTCTTTATGATACTATGCAATTTGTGCAACCAGATGTACATACAATATGCATGGGATCAGCCGCTTCAATGGGATCTTTTATCCTGGTCGGAGGAGAAATTACCAAACGTCTAGCATTCCCTCACGCTTG GGTAATGATCCATCAACCTGTTGGTTCTTTTTCTGAAGTAGCAACGGGAGAATTCATCCTGGAAGTGGGAGAACTGCTGAAACTACGTGAAACCCTGACAAGGGTTTATGTACAAAGAATGGGCAAACCCGTATGGGTTGTATCCGAAGACATGGAAAGAGATGTTTTTATGTCAGCAACAGAGGCCCAAGCTTATGGAATTGTTGATCTTGTAGCGGTTGAATGA
- the LOC110935408 gene encoding uncharacterized protein LOC110935408, which translates to MARYGFSVRSKITEAFIDGQWVWPEDWRCVYPTLFQLRPLMLSDMQDRVLWMNYDGKLVPFTSKEVWDAIRIRDQPKPWSKVVWSSFNIPKHSFMCWLIFKNKLWTQDRIMRWNHSVTGSMNLMCCLLCYSGLETHEHLFFECPYSKSVWHKVRQKVDMHSVIESWGDISAWLISRAKSKSVFSVASRLVVAAAAYAIWSERNSRFFSNRLRPPEQMAAELIINTVRTKLIFFRYKQTSNVKRFLEEWKMDNEDFLDEE; encoded by the coding sequence ATGGCTCGGTATGGGTTTTCAGTCAGGTCGAAAATTACAGAAGCGTTTATTGATGGTCAATGGGTATGGCCGGAAGATTGGAGGTGTGTGTACCCGACATTGTTCCAACTTCGGCCTCTTATGTTATCTGATATGCAAGATAGAGTTTTATGGATGAATTATGATGGCAAGCTTGTTCCGTTCACGTCAAAAGAAGTGTGGGATGCAATCCGGATCCGTGACCAGCCGAAACCTTGGTCGAAAGTTGTGTGGTCTTCGTTCAATATACCGAAACATTCGTTCATGTGTTGgcttatctttaaaaataaacttTGGACTCAAGACCGGATTATGAGGTGGAATCACTCTGTTACGGGCTCTATGAATCTGATGTGCTGCTTGTTATGCTATTCTGGGTTAGAGACACATGAGCACTTGTTCTTCGAATGCCCATACTCGAAATCAGTATGGCATAAAGTGCGGCAGAAAGTAGACATGCATTCGGTTATAGAATCATGGGGGGATATCTCTGCTTGGCTGATTTCTAGAGCTAAATCGAAGTCAGTTTTTTCTGTTGCTAGTAGATTGGTGGTGGCGGCAGCAGCTTATGCCATTTGGAGTGAACGAAACTCTAGATTTTTTAGTAATCGCTTGAGACCTCCAGAGCAAATGGCGGCGGAGCTAATTATCAACACTGTCAGAACAAAGTTAATCTTTTTCAGGTACAAGCAAACTTCAAATGTTAAGCGATTTTTGGAAGAGTGGAAGATGGATAATGAAGACTTCTTGGATGAAGAGTGA
- the LOC110876222 gene encoding putative ALA-interacting subunit 2 isoform X2, with translation MEEFGRRQLISMDVDGAAISAPVLLRGRSKAIHQFTQQTLPACKPVLTPAWVIGTFFLMGVIFIPVGLISLHASQSVTEIVDRYDIDCVPDTFKNNKVAYIKNASTPKSCHRYLKVDKPMKAPIYIYYQLDNFYQNHRRYVKSRSDDQLLHGLGYNKTSSCEPQAFENGLPIVPCGLVAWSLFNDTYSFSRGTKKLKIERKNIAWKSDRDHKFGKQVYPFNFQNGSFIGGGKLDTSLPLSDQEDLIVWMRTAAFPSFRKLYGRIEEDLEEDDIIVVHLMNNYNTYSFGGTKLLVLSTSSWLGGKNSFLGVAYIFVGSSSILITLIFLLLHVKNPRPYGDTTYLSGGNRKDISS, from the exons ATG GAGGAGTTTGGGAGGAGACAATTGATCAGCATGGATGTGGATGGAGCAGCCATTTCAGCTCCGGTTCTTCTTCGCGGCCGCTCCAAAG CTATACACCAGTTCACCCAACAAACTCTTCCTGCATGTAAACCTGTTCTAACACCAGCATGG GTCATTGGGACATTCTTTCTCATGGGTGTCATTTTCATCCCGGTTGGCTTAATTTCTCTTCATGCTTCACAGAGT GTTACTGAAATTGTGGATAGATACGATATCGATTGTGTACCAGACACGTTTAAGAACAACAAGGTAGCTTATATCAAGAATGCATCAACTCCAAAGAGTTGCCACCGCTATTTGAAG GTGGACAAGCCTATGAAAGCGCCAATTTACATCTATTATCAGCTCGACAACTTTTACCAAAACCACCGGCG GTATGTGAAAAGTAGAAGTGATGATCAACTCCTACATGGACTAGGATAcaacaaaacgagttcatgcgAACCGCAGGCATTTGAAAATGGTCTCCCGATAGTCCCTTGTGGGTTAGTTGCATGGAGTTTATTTAACGACACATATTCCTTTTCACGTGgaacaaaaaaattgaaaattgaaCGAAAAAATATTGCATGGAAGAGTGACCGTGATCACAAATTTGGCAAGCAAGTTTATCCTTTCAATTTTCAAAATGGCTCTTTCATTGGTGGTGGAAAGCTAGATACATCTCTCCCG CTAAGTGATCAAGAGGATCTTATTGTGTGGATGCGGACGGCTGCTTTTCCAAGCTTTCGCAAATTGTACGGGAGAATTGAAGAGGATTTAGAAGAAGACGACATTATTGTAGTACACCTGATGAACAATTATAACACTTACAGTTTTGGTGGAACAAAATTGCTTGTACTTTCAACATCAAGTTGGTTGGGAGGAAAAAACAGTTTCCTTGGGGTGGCCTACATTTTTGTCGGCTCTTCGTCTATTCTCATCACCCTCATTTTCTTACTGCTTCATGTAAAAAATCCACG ACCGTATGGGGACACAACGTATCTATCAGGAGGCAACAGGAAGGACATTTCTAGTTAA
- the LOC110935512 gene encoding ras-related protein RABA5b: MAEEPETGEEYLFKIVVIGDSAVGKSNLLSRFARDEFDAHSKATIGVEFQTQVVDIDGKEVKAQVWDTAGQERFRAVTSAYYRGAVGALIVYDISRRTTFESIKRWLGELNTHCDTAMATMLVGNKSDLENIREVSVEEGKSLAEEEELFFIETSALDSTNVTTAFETVIRAIYDNVRRKVLNSDSYKSEVSLNRVSLVKDGNTKQSYCCSK; the protein is encoded by the exons ATGGCAGAAGAACCAGAAACCGGAGAAGAATACCTCTTCAAAATCGTGGTCATCGGCGATTCCGCCGTGGGTAAATCCAACCTCCTCTCTCGTTTCGCCAGAGACGAGTTCGACGCACACTCCAAGGCCACCATTGGCGTCGAGTTTCAAACTCAGGTCGTTGATATCGACGGCAAAGAGGTCAAAGCTCAGGTCTGGGACACTGCCGGTCAAGAACGGTTCCGTGCCGTGACCTCTGCTTACTACCGTGGTGCTGTTGGTGCTCTCATTGTTTATGATATTAGTCGCAGAACCACTTTTGAGAGCATTAAACGGTGGCTCGGTGAACTCAACA CTCATTGTGATACGGCGATGGCAACAATGCTGGTAGGGAACAAGAGCGATCTAGAGAATATTCGGGAAGTAAGTGTTGAGGAGGGCAAAAGTCTTGCAGAAGAGGAAGAACTTTTCTTCATAGAAACATCCGCACTCGATTCAACAAATGTTACAACGGCTTTCGAGACTGTGATCCGTGCTATTTATGACAATGTTAGAAGAAAAGTCCTGAACTCGGATTCATACAAGTCCGAAGTGTCTTTGAATCGTGTAAGCCTGGTTAAAGATGGGAACACGAAACAAAGTTATTGTTGTTCCAAATGA
- the LOC110876222 gene encoding putative ALA-interacting subunit 2 isoform X1, protein MEEFGRRQLISMDVDGAAISAPVLLRGRSKAAIHQFTQQTLPACKPVLTPAWVIGTFFLMGVIFIPVGLISLHASQSVTEIVDRYDIDCVPDTFKNNKVAYIKNASTPKSCHRYLKVDKPMKAPIYIYYQLDNFYQNHRRYVKSRSDDQLLHGLGYNKTSSCEPQAFENGLPIVPCGLVAWSLFNDTYSFSRGTKKLKIERKNIAWKSDRDHKFGKQVYPFNFQNGSFIGGGKLDTSLPLSDQEDLIVWMRTAAFPSFRKLYGRIEEDLEEDDIIVVHLMNNYNTYSFGGTKLLVLSTSSWLGGKNSFLGVAYIFVGSSSILITLIFLLLHVKNPRPYGDTTYLSGGNRKDISS, encoded by the exons ATG GAGGAGTTTGGGAGGAGACAATTGATCAGCATGGATGTGGATGGAGCAGCCATTTCAGCTCCGGTTCTTCTTCGCGGCCGCTCCAAAG CAGCTATACACCAGTTCACCCAACAAACTCTTCCTGCATGTAAACCTGTTCTAACACCAGCATGG GTCATTGGGACATTCTTTCTCATGGGTGTCATTTTCATCCCGGTTGGCTTAATTTCTCTTCATGCTTCACAGAGT GTTACTGAAATTGTGGATAGATACGATATCGATTGTGTACCAGACACGTTTAAGAACAACAAGGTAGCTTATATCAAGAATGCATCAACTCCAAAGAGTTGCCACCGCTATTTGAAG GTGGACAAGCCTATGAAAGCGCCAATTTACATCTATTATCAGCTCGACAACTTTTACCAAAACCACCGGCG GTATGTGAAAAGTAGAAGTGATGATCAACTCCTACATGGACTAGGATAcaacaaaacgagttcatgcgAACCGCAGGCATTTGAAAATGGTCTCCCGATAGTCCCTTGTGGGTTAGTTGCATGGAGTTTATTTAACGACACATATTCCTTTTCACGTGgaacaaaaaaattgaaaattgaaCGAAAAAATATTGCATGGAAGAGTGACCGTGATCACAAATTTGGCAAGCAAGTTTATCCTTTCAATTTTCAAAATGGCTCTTTCATTGGTGGTGGAAAGCTAGATACATCTCTCCCG CTAAGTGATCAAGAGGATCTTATTGTGTGGATGCGGACGGCTGCTTTTCCAAGCTTTCGCAAATTGTACGGGAGAATTGAAGAGGATTTAGAAGAAGACGACATTATTGTAGTACACCTGATGAACAATTATAACACTTACAGTTTTGGTGGAACAAAATTGCTTGTACTTTCAACATCAAGTTGGTTGGGAGGAAAAAACAGTTTCCTTGGGGTGGCCTACATTTTTGTCGGCTCTTCGTCTATTCTCATCACCCTCATTTTCTTACTGCTTCATGTAAAAAATCCACG ACCGTATGGGGACACAACGTATCTATCAGGAGGCAACAGGAAGGACATTTCTAGTTAA
- the LOC110876222 gene encoding putative ALA-interacting subunit 2 isoform X3 codes for MDVDGAAISAPVLLRGRSKAAIHQFTQQTLPACKPVLTPAWVIGTFFLMGVIFIPVGLISLHASQSVTEIVDRYDIDCVPDTFKNNKVAYIKNASTPKSCHRYLKVDKPMKAPIYIYYQLDNFYQNHRRYVKSRSDDQLLHGLGYNKTSSCEPQAFENGLPIVPCGLVAWSLFNDTYSFSRGTKKLKIERKNIAWKSDRDHKFGKQVYPFNFQNGSFIGGGKLDTSLPLSDQEDLIVWMRTAAFPSFRKLYGRIEEDLEEDDIIVVHLMNNYNTYSFGGTKLLVLSTSSWLGGKNSFLGVAYIFVGSSSILITLIFLLLHVKNPRPYGDTTYLSGGNRKDISS; via the exons ATGGATGTGGATGGAGCAGCCATTTCAGCTCCGGTTCTTCTTCGCGGCCGCTCCAAAG CAGCTATACACCAGTTCACCCAACAAACTCTTCCTGCATGTAAACCTGTTCTAACACCAGCATGG GTCATTGGGACATTCTTTCTCATGGGTGTCATTTTCATCCCGGTTGGCTTAATTTCTCTTCATGCTTCACAGAGT GTTACTGAAATTGTGGATAGATACGATATCGATTGTGTACCAGACACGTTTAAGAACAACAAGGTAGCTTATATCAAGAATGCATCAACTCCAAAGAGTTGCCACCGCTATTTGAAG GTGGACAAGCCTATGAAAGCGCCAATTTACATCTATTATCAGCTCGACAACTTTTACCAAAACCACCGGCG GTATGTGAAAAGTAGAAGTGATGATCAACTCCTACATGGACTAGGATAcaacaaaacgagttcatgcgAACCGCAGGCATTTGAAAATGGTCTCCCGATAGTCCCTTGTGGGTTAGTTGCATGGAGTTTATTTAACGACACATATTCCTTTTCACGTGgaacaaaaaaattgaaaattgaaCGAAAAAATATTGCATGGAAGAGTGACCGTGATCACAAATTTGGCAAGCAAGTTTATCCTTTCAATTTTCAAAATGGCTCTTTCATTGGTGGTGGAAAGCTAGATACATCTCTCCCG CTAAGTGATCAAGAGGATCTTATTGTGTGGATGCGGACGGCTGCTTTTCCAAGCTTTCGCAAATTGTACGGGAGAATTGAAGAGGATTTAGAAGAAGACGACATTATTGTAGTACACCTGATGAACAATTATAACACTTACAGTTTTGGTGGAACAAAATTGCTTGTACTTTCAACATCAAGTTGGTTGGGAGGAAAAAACAGTTTCCTTGGGGTGGCCTACATTTTTGTCGGCTCTTCGTCTATTCTCATCACCCTCATTTTCTTACTGCTTCATGTAAAAAATCCACG ACCGTATGGGGACACAACGTATCTATCAGGAGGCAACAGGAAGGACATTTCTAGTTAA
- the LOC110935409 gene encoding putative pentatricopeptide repeat-containing protein At1g12700, mitochondrial has product MMNRIAFIKFRGNFTTNSSFHLHSETPFSSFHLALHSDVSSDRSMFHKITNLNDALNLFDEMSQRRPLPSVVHFTQLLNAVTKLKHFSTSLHLFNQMCSLGVPVNEFSMSIAIKCCCQLYRTKDGFAVLGCCFRRSIAPNEFIYSALLDGLVLEDKILEAEMLFKKLVKQKLCEPNVVMYSTMIKGLCKFGNNVTALALLRLMEQKNCQPSIVTYSTIIDSLSKDKLIDDALKLLKEMVYDKGILPNVITYTSLICGLCKLGRWNEASKLLKEMEDEKISPNVKTFTALVDAFCKEGKVEEAEAVINIMIERGEVPNIVTYSSLIDGYCLRGEMIKAREIFDSMTLRGLVPNVVTYSSLLNGYCKNLNIEKAEQMFREMSGKGLKPDVVTYSTMIQGLFQVGRCLDACKLFNEMHAQGLIPNQCTYRIILDGLCNNHLVEDALSLFQLMGDSKLNSDIVVYTILIDGAGKCGKFHIARNFFHELIDKGLQPDVRTYNVMIGVFCREGLLGEAKLLFLKMEESGCPPNNVTYCIFLQGCLKNQHYDDVVMLLQEMDDRGYSLDASTLSLFIDHIAAGLLDRSVLKLLGKLVPKELIDDPSLCDWE; this is encoded by the coding sequence ATGATGAATCGCATAGCTTTCATCAAATTCCGAGGTAATTTTACCACCAACTCCTCCTTCCATCTTCATTCCGAAACCCCTTTCTCTTCTTTCCACTTAGCTTTGCATTCCGATGTTTCCTCAGATCGATCTATGTTTCATAAAATTACCAACTTGAATGATGCACTCAACCTGTTCGATGAAATGTCACAGAGACGCCCTCTTCCATCTGTTGTTCACTTCACTCAGTTGTTGAATGCTGTTACTAAATTGAAACATTTTTCTACCTCTCTTCATCTTTTCAACCAAATGTGTTCCCTTGGTGTCCCTGTTAATGAATTTTCTATGAGCATTGCAATCAAGTGTTGTTGCCAGTTGTATCGCACCAAAGATGGTTTCGCAGTCCTAGGTTGTTGCTTTAGACGATCTATTGCACCGAATGAGTTTATATATAGTGCACTCTTAGATGGACTCGTCCTTGAAGATAAGATTCTTGAAGCAGAGATGTTATTCAAGAAGCTCGTCAAACAAAAACTTTGTGAACCTAATGTTGTTATGTACAGCACAATGATTAAAGGGCTTTGCAAGTTCGGTAATAACGTTACAGCACTTGCTTTGCTCAGGCTAATGGAACAAAAAAATTGTCAGCCTAGTATTGTTACATATAGCACCATCATTGATAGTCTTTCCAAAGATAAACTGATTGATGATGCTTTGAAGCTCTTAAAAGAAATGGTATATGACAAAGGTATTCTACCAAATGTCATCACATACACTTCTTTAATCTGTGGTCTCTGTAAGTTAGGTCGTTGGAATGAGGCCTCAAAGCTGCTAAAAGAAATGGAGGATGAGAAGATTTCTCCAAATGTGAAAACCTTTACTGCATTAGTTGATGCATTTTGCAAGGAAGGTAAAGTAGAAGAAGCTGAGGCTGTTATCAACATCATGATTGAGAGAGGTGAGGTTCCAAACATAGTGACGTACAGCTCACTTATTGATGGTTACTGTCTTCGAGGTGAGATGATCAAAGCAAGGGAGATTTTTGATTCAATGACACTTAGAGGTCTCGTTCCTAATGTTGTTACTTACAGTAGTTTATTGAATGGGTATTGCAAGAATCTGAATATTGAGAAGGCTGAGCAAATGTTTCGTGAAATGTCCGGAAAAGGTTTAAAACCCGATGTAGTTACTTACAGCACCATGATACAAGGATTGTTTCAGGTTGGGCGTTGTTTAGATGCATGCAAACTCTTCAATGAGATGCATGCACAAGGCCTCATTCCAAACCAATGCACTTATCGAATAATTTTAGACGGTCTTTGCAACAACCATCTAGTAGAAGATGCGCTCTCTTTGTTCCAGTTAATGGGTGATAGCAAGCTTAATTCTGATATTGTTGTGTACACTATCCTCATTGATGGGGCAGGAAAATGTGGGAAATTTCACATTGCAAGGAATTTTTTCCATGAATTAATAGATAAAGGCTTGCAACCTGATGTCAGGACATATAATGTGATGATTGGTGTTTTTTGTCGCGAAGGTCTATTGGGGGAAGCAAAGTTGTTGTTTCTTAAAATGGAAGAGAGTGGCTGCCCACCAAATAATGTTACTTACTGTATTTTTCTCCAAGGATGTCTAAAGAACCAACACTATGATGATGTGGTGATGCTTTTACAGGAAATGGATGATAGAGGTTACTCACTTGATGCTTCGACTTTATCGTTATTTATAGATCATATCGCAGCTGGTTTACTAGATAGAAGTGTGCTTAAGCTGTTAGGTAAGCTTGTGCCAAAAGAATTAATAGACGACCCTAGCTTGTGCGACTGGGAGTGA
- the LOC110876250 gene encoding prefoldin subunit 6, with amino-acid sequence MASSSSSSSRELQKELEAKANDLSKIQKDISKNHQVRKKYTIQLGENELVLKELDLLNEDANVYKLIGPVLVKQDLAEANANVKKRIEYISAELKRLDSTLQDLEEKQNSKKEAIFKLQQRIQAGKAKA; translated from the exons atggcttcttcttcttcttcgtcgTCACGAGAATTACAGAAAGAGTTGGAGGCGAAAGCCAATGATCTGAGCAAAATCCAAAAGG ACATATCGAAGAATCATCAAGTGAGAAAGAAGTACACCATCCAGCTTGGTGAAAACGAGCTCGTTCTtaag GAGTTGGATCTGTTGAACGAGGATGCAAATGTCTACAAATTAATAGGACCGGTGCTCGTAAAGCAGGATCTTGCAGAAGCCAATGCAAATGTTAAGAAGAGAATTGAATATATTTCAGCTGAATT GAAACGTTTGGATTCGACTCTCCAGGATTTGGAGGAAAAGCAAAATAGCAAGAAAGAGGCG ATTTTCAAGTTACAACAAAGGATTCAGGCTGGAAAAGCTAAGGCTTAA
- the LOC110876222 gene encoding putative ALA-interacting subunit 2 isoform X4, with translation MDVDGAAISAPVLLRGRSKAIHQFTQQTLPACKPVLTPAWVIGTFFLMGVIFIPVGLISLHASQSVTEIVDRYDIDCVPDTFKNNKVAYIKNASTPKSCHRYLKVDKPMKAPIYIYYQLDNFYQNHRRYVKSRSDDQLLHGLGYNKTSSCEPQAFENGLPIVPCGLVAWSLFNDTYSFSRGTKKLKIERKNIAWKSDRDHKFGKQVYPFNFQNGSFIGGGKLDTSLPLSDQEDLIVWMRTAAFPSFRKLYGRIEEDLEEDDIIVVHLMNNYNTYSFGGTKLLVLSTSSWLGGKNSFLGVAYIFVGSSSILITLIFLLLHVKNPRPYGDTTYLSGGNRKDISS, from the exons ATGGATGTGGATGGAGCAGCCATTTCAGCTCCGGTTCTTCTTCGCGGCCGCTCCAAAG CTATACACCAGTTCACCCAACAAACTCTTCCTGCATGTAAACCTGTTCTAACACCAGCATGG GTCATTGGGACATTCTTTCTCATGGGTGTCATTTTCATCCCGGTTGGCTTAATTTCTCTTCATGCTTCACAGAGT GTTACTGAAATTGTGGATAGATACGATATCGATTGTGTACCAGACACGTTTAAGAACAACAAGGTAGCTTATATCAAGAATGCATCAACTCCAAAGAGTTGCCACCGCTATTTGAAG GTGGACAAGCCTATGAAAGCGCCAATTTACATCTATTATCAGCTCGACAACTTTTACCAAAACCACCGGCG GTATGTGAAAAGTAGAAGTGATGATCAACTCCTACATGGACTAGGATAcaacaaaacgagttcatgcgAACCGCAGGCATTTGAAAATGGTCTCCCGATAGTCCCTTGTGGGTTAGTTGCATGGAGTTTATTTAACGACACATATTCCTTTTCACGTGgaacaaaaaaattgaaaattgaaCGAAAAAATATTGCATGGAAGAGTGACCGTGATCACAAATTTGGCAAGCAAGTTTATCCTTTCAATTTTCAAAATGGCTCTTTCATTGGTGGTGGAAAGCTAGATACATCTCTCCCG CTAAGTGATCAAGAGGATCTTATTGTGTGGATGCGGACGGCTGCTTTTCCAAGCTTTCGCAAATTGTACGGGAGAATTGAAGAGGATTTAGAAGAAGACGACATTATTGTAGTACACCTGATGAACAATTATAACACTTACAGTTTTGGTGGAACAAAATTGCTTGTACTTTCAACATCAAGTTGGTTGGGAGGAAAAAACAGTTTCCTTGGGGTGGCCTACATTTTTGTCGGCTCTTCGTCTATTCTCATCACCCTCATTTTCTTACTGCTTCATGTAAAAAATCCACG ACCGTATGGGGACACAACGTATCTATCAGGAGGCAACAGGAAGGACATTTCTAGTTAA